The Drosophila simulans strain w501 chromosome 3R, Prin_Dsim_3.1, whole genome shotgun sequence genome contains the following window.
GGACACCAACGTGGAGGTGAATGTTCCAAGGGCTTTTGAGAGCGCCCGACTGCTTTTCTTTAGCGGTAAGTAAAAGATAGTCCTAACTATTTCATTCTTAAATTCCCATTAATTGTTCTCCTACTTAAGTACCATAAAGCATAATTTTAGAATAACAACATTTTCCTgacatatttaatatgttttctATGAAAAACCATATTTTGGAAgcagaaaataaatgaagtaaAAATTAAGTACAGATCAACAAATGTTTATACCATAACTTTAAAAagaaccaaaaaccgaaaggGAAATCGAATACTTTAAACATCGTTACTCACAAAATTATCTCAATCAGTTGAAATCAACCCAATACTAAAGTTCTTTACGTCATTGATTCTCGCTTTGTACTTGCATCTTGTATAAAATAACTATATACCATTTTTCTACTCCAGGTTTGAAGAAGGTGATGTGGCCCATCTACATGGGTCTGCAAGTGCTGAAGAGCGTGCTCTTCGCCATGTTCCTGCCAACCATCATCAGCAGTGTAAGCCGACTGATTGGCAAGGGTAAGTACGTCGGCTTAAGGCacttgaataaatttaaacatttgtaTTCCTTCGGGCTAGGCATCACATCCGGCTCGGCTGGGTCGGTGCCGTTGTTCATCCGCCCCATGGAGCCGCCACAGGAACTGGACTTCCGGGACAACAGCATGAATTTCGATGACGACAGCAAGTTTTCCCTGGCGGACGAGGGCAAAACGCCAGCCGGCTACGAGTACAATGCAGGTGGGCCATCTAAAATAGAAGATGCTGTCTTGATGATAGTTATTCCGATTTTGCTTACCTTGCAGAGGCAtcccagcagcaggcgcaaTATGCCCAGGTGAATGGGAACTCGGTGAACCAGGCCACTTTGTCGCGCTACGGAGGTCAGCAGATGATGCAGGACACCTATCTGAGTGCTCTGCAGAGCATTGGCGCTGCCTCCTTCAAGAACTCCCAGAGCATGTCGGGATCCTTCAGCGCCGGAGCTGGTGGCGGAGCTCCCGGGATGACGAAGAAACCAACGCCGGCCGTAATGAACACTTTCCAGAGCTTCCAGAAGGTGCCCAGCTCGTCGCTTTTGCTGTCCAACTACGACCCCTTCTACAGTCCACTCTTGTCCCGTCTGGACTCGGTGTTTGCCCAGCTCAAATTGAATCCGGAGAACGAGGCTTGCCGCGAGAAACTCATCTGCCTGATGTACGCCAACCCCGCGAAGTATGCTCCGTACAGCAACCTGGTCTCCGCCCAACTCAGCAGGTGAGTTCGGCTTCCGCCCGAAAGTATGCCGTAATTAATCGCAGTTAAGCAATTACAGTAGGGTATTGATTAAAGGCATACCATTCCTTATTGCATTTCAGTAAAGTGCCTTGAGACGAGGCCAAATTAATAGGGGTAAAAATGATCATCaatcgaaatttaaattaaagcttaAATTGTCAGTTCGAGTATGCTTGAGTgccttatttattatttttttattttaatattattaataacattGACATGGCACTATCAATTAAGCTACCTGTAGATatctaaatttttaattttaatatttacaaaattaataacattgaAACAATGAAAGTCTGCTGACGCTCTTCAAAGGAGATCAATGAATGAGTTCCCTAACTTTGGCAGTCACATAAATCACTTATTCATATTAATAgctttaacatttatttgctttaaatttaattcaactACCGCCTCGCCCACTTTTAGGGAACTGAACGAACTGCGGAAGCCTACTTCCGACAACCCGGACATCCTGCGATTCTTCAAGTACATGCGAGCGGCGAAGGACGGCCAGGACGGCGTCGACTGCGACGAGTCCTTCGCCAAGTGCAAGGAACTGAAGGACCTTGAGAACCCGGCAATGCTGTCCACCTACAACGACATCAACAAACTGGTCCAGGCCCGCAAGCTGGCGTAGACGGGGTCGAAAAGTCACGGAGCCATCTCTCGGACGGTATGGGGTCGAGATGACAGCAAAGTTCGTGGGAGTCACGTCAAAAGTCCGTCTGACGGATGCCTGCCTTCTGGGGATGGGCGGTGTAATTATGCAAATCGTACTTTAGATAGGATAGCCTAGCCATATATAGAGGTTCGTCAGACGGCAGCTGTCGGCGGCGGGTGGGGGTGGGTGCACAGGGGCAGAGGCAGGGGCGGGGGCTTCATTAATACGCTGTAAATAGAAAAGTTTGTTTCGTAGTTTAATTAGCGCCAGCACCAATTACTGGAGGACGCTGttatttttagccatttagctgaattttaagtatttatttctaGCCTACGACTATGTTTAAACCTAACCCGACTAtttttaactatttatttattctgttgttgttatgcGATTAGTCAGCGAGCATTGTTCAATGTccttaaaatattcaataaaatcaTGTTGTACCACCAGAAATAAACCGAAGTTATTGTAAACTCTTTGCGCTTGATTGGGGAGAAGAAACAAGGACATGATTTCTTAAGCGTATTTCTGCTCTAAATTGATTGCATGGAGAAACAGCTTGTCTGACGTCACCAGCTCCGGAACACCTTTCccattttattgcaaatatttgcattataCAGAAATCTCTAAAGGACTTGAAGCAGCAAGAAACTTAATTACAAGCAAACATGTGGCTAAGTGTCTGTTGAATATATGCATTAAAATGTAAGTACGTGCTTTAATTTATCATGTAAAATACTGTCCTTCATAGAGCATAAGATAGCATTTTAAGTGGTCCTGTGCTTTCAGCTTTAATGCAGTGGTCCTAGTCACAATGACAAAGCTATCTaaaatgggctgaattaatagctGCCAAGGACCCAAAGGGGTAGATGGAAatccccgtatgccttaataaagATAACATTAAAAGAAATAAGCAATCGAAACTAGTTACTcaatttgtaatatattttttgtaaatgttaCTAATATTTGAAACAAAACGTATTATCAGACATTCTTTAACTTGTATCTCACTTCGTTATGATGTATTtctatttaataaaataatatctttTTACACAAGTTAGAACCTTGAATCCAAGGAATCTTTTATGACTTTTCTGAAGTTGCTTTATCCACTGGCAAGAGACTATGGTGTCAACCTCCAAGAAATCAGATAATAAAGTCTGTTGAATGATTTTGGAAAAATGTATGCTCTAGTATTTTACTTGAAACAAGCAGTTTGTTAATAAGTTTTTTATAACTAACTAAACTAACAGTGCTGGAATTGTACATTTACGATCAGCAACAGATGCAACGAATTCGTGGATgtttcgtttaattaaaagtggACAATAAAGTAACACATATTTAAATGGAGAGACTATTGACTACTGCGTTTCGCTTCGATTGGTAGTATTGTTTCGTAAATCTATTTGCGGAAATTTGTGCtaggtttatttatttagggCCCAAATCTGTGCAGCGGAAGAGGAGTATACTGGACATATTGGGTTTAGCTTTTCTGTTACCGGATTTCCTCCCTTACATATGTGAGCGGAAtgttcattttgcatttgtttgttttttgcatttgatgAATTTTCCCACTGGTCAAATCCTCGAAAGGACTGGCCAAGTAGATGATTCAATTACGCGGCTTGGGCAACATGTCGGGCAAAACAGAAGCGTCCCCGACCGCAGCCTTGCCCCCGCACACAAACGCCCTCGAACTGACGGAAACAATTTCCGCCGGCGGGCTTCTGTTTGCGGCCTCGTTGGCAGATCGTGCCTCCGCTGACCGAGGAAAATCGGGAAATCGTGCGAGTGTGGCAGCGGGAAAACCCGCAGCAGTGCCGCctgttgttttgatttttgtggCAGCCAGATGGGGAATTGCCCAGTTGCCCCACGGTTGCCCCACAGTTGCCGCCGCAGGAAATTGCAGAGAATGCAAAAACCCACTGGATGCAGGTTCCTCTGGTTCGCATTTTGCCCTGACTTTAAACGTGGGCGTTCCCAAAACCCGTTTGCAGTAAAAGTAATAATCGTATGTGAGGCAAGAGGCCAAGAGTTGCATAATCCCGACGACTGTGACGTACGTTTTCCCGGAATGAGTCACTTGAACAGTTTGTTGGCTCTTTAAATCAAACTCGAATTAAAGCCAAGGCCTCGACGTGCGCCACAATAATTTTGGGATTTTCTCAAGGCACACGAACGCTCGACTCGCCCAGCCGGACGCGAAGAAGCACAGGTCGTTGTCTCTCACCCACGGAGGCAAAAGTAAACCCGATCGGCTGATCGTATCCACAACCTACCGCAAGTGCGACCGCGTTGAGATCTGCCTCTTAGCCATCATCGTTGCGGGCCAAAAGCGACGACAGCGGCTGGGCTATTGTCTCCATGTGTTGACTCCGCCACCGACTCCTCCTCTCGCCACTTCTCGCATTTCATATAAAATCTTTGCCGGCCAGCAGCCACGGCACagtcgcttttggccagcagaaaGACAGAGTCGCTTGGAAAACGCGTCAAGGATACACCCAACCAAAATCACCCCAGGCGATTATAGGAAACAGCAAAAGGTAAACAGCGGAAAAAACCGAGCGAAAAAAGAATGTAAAATTgtgtgaagtgaagtgaaatgAACTGCGAGAAATTGTGTaataaccaaataaaatagatGTGGGAAACGCCAGCATTGCATTGCCAATTTAAACGACCATTCGATTGTGGCCAATACCTTTTGACCGTACTTTAATAAAGCGGTTGCAAAATGTAGAATTTTCGGAAAATTCAGTTCTCTGAACAGAGAAGTCCTTATACCTGTGATTATTCCaaggaaaattaatataatttccaGCACTGTACTGTACTGTACTGTACAGTACTGTTTAACTACATTTATACGGTAAATGTATCAAAGCCGACATTGTTTTAaggttatttaaatttaggaAGTGCTATTTTAAACGAATGCAGACTTGTGTTAATCTTATTGTTAATATAGTAGTTTTATTATtgctaaaaatattcataaatttcGTTTTCGACAACTGTGTACCCACACGAGATCTATTCAAGGGTGtacataaattgtttaatctTTCGACCCGATAAAGCCATCATTTCCATTTATCGCCACTGTAATTTCGTAATACCGACCATCACCAGTCCACATTTCATTGACCTTCGCtcgcaaatgcaaatggaaaagcaaaacaaatagcaaaacaaacacaacagaCACAGTGACCAAAATTTGTTACCGCTTTCGACATCGTATGCGAAGACCATTGACTGTGCAAAATATTCGCCGCGAATCAATAATGATTCACTAATCCATAAATCTTCCGCACCCATTCCCATCCAATTACGATCCCTCATAAACACCCGGAATTTATTGTATGCTTTCGGGTGCTCGACTTTCAGTTGCCATAAACTTTCCACTTTCGCGCCATAAAGCGTTTTTCCCTGCATACTCTTTGGCGTCCAACAAACTTTTCTTCTCGTGGACATTGAACTTTTTTAAAGTTGGTGGGCGAGCCAAATTCTTTGTTAGTTTGGCCCAAACCACTAGCGGATTGCCACACAAGCGTCGTGCTGAtgagtcccagtcccagtctgTATTTGGCCCAAATGGGAGCCTAACGAAAGTAAAAACAACTGGCCAAAAAAGCCCCTCGAGCATAACGAACTTTTCGCGTGCGATTTCAGCTGGCGTCCATCTTAATACAGTGGTTGATCCACATGTCGAATGGAAATTTCCTTTTAGGGCTTGAAACTCTTTTAACGTTTCTTTATGGCCAATTTAAAGTTACGAAATACAAAGAAATGGCAATGAATGGAATATCATTTTATTGCGaatccttttttattttacataatttgttATGACCAAGTATTTGTATATATCTCGTAGATATTTTATCCCCCACCGTTAGTATGCGAACCACTGTCAATAATGCGCATTAGGAACGCCTTACTGCACTTCTGCTTGACCAGACAGAGctgacctttttaaagcacATTAGGCCCGCTGTTTATGCGCTCTAGCACGGAATTCAATTACGAGCATTTGCCGCCTCATTGCCGACAAAGGGTTAAGCCGGCAAACCGGTCCGCCTGCATTTCACTTTGGGTCCAACTCATCTGTGGCTTTATCTGTATTTTTGGGTGCAGAAAGCTCCACGAGAAATTTGAGCAAACCAAAGTCGAGTTAGCAGTAAACACCGAAGAGCAAAGAGTGTTAAGCCGTGGCCAAGTTGGCTTGAAAGCGAGAGTTATTACGTTTGAGCGGCTAATTGCACAGTGAGCCATCGGGACCGCTAAGCCATCTGAAAAGTGTGTCAGTTTTAAGTGGAGAGTCGATCCGTTAAGCCAATAAGCAGTTGCCAAAAAGTTGCCTATATACACTTCTTTTTTGACATCGCGTGACGGAGCCGAAGATGCTGGAATAATCGGGTGATTGAGAGAAAACCTCAGCGGCTCGAGCGAAACTTGTGCCAGTAGCT
Protein-coding sequences here:
- the LOC6726931 gene encoding uncharacterized protein LOC6726931; this encodes MKMGSQDIDGAKLKANSHRKRRCSPLLYGIILLCKVTMIPAAVPESELDAGALYSQPLTTMAGQPRNDDTFRPILPIDISPEFISRNVFTKSGQYRVFQPAESESDLRLAVAMRRRNFKHPSDSPRKEESESSAAAFKNQTVASIDAELKGLEDLLVDYVEQFFSNGKYEPTPGLVLALQQNHSNPQSHSGKRTTRSILEDTNVEVNVPRAFESARLLFFSGLKKVMWPIYMGLQVLKSVLFAMFLPTIISSVSRLIGKGITSGSAGSVPLFIRPMEPPQELDFRDNSMNFDDDSKFSLADEGKTPAGYEYNAEASQQQAQYAQVNGNSVNQATLSRYGGQQMMQDTYLSALQSIGAASFKNSQSMSGSFSAGAGGGAPGMTKKPTPAVMNTFQSFQKVPSSSLLLSNYDPFYSPLLSRLDSVFAQLKLNPENEACREKLICLMYANPAKYAPYSNLVSAQLSRELNELRKPTSDNPDILRFFKYMRAAKDGQDGVDCDESFAKCKELKDLENPAMLSTYNDINKLVQARKLA